One Rhodoferax ferrireducens T118 DNA segment encodes these proteins:
- a CDS encoding MFS transporter, protein MTKKGQALSVLMVSTFAFTVCFMVWMMFAVIGIPIKKTLDLNSTQFGILMAMPVLTGSLIRVPLGIWTDKFGGRIVMTVLMASTVPAIWLMTYATAYWHYLSIGLFVGMAGGAFSVGTPYVARWFPRKQQGFAMGIFGMGNAGAALNKFVAPALVVGFGWTMVPKVYAGIMLGTVILFWLFSHSDPTHQVPSHVKFIDQLKSLKDPKVFKYCQYYSIVFGGYVAMSLWMVQYYVGEFGLDIRTAALLAACFSLPGGILRAAGGWLSDKYGAHSMTWWVLWVSWICLFLLSYPQTDLTIATLNGPMTFHLGLNVYLFTTLMFTLGIAWGFGKASVFKYISDDYPHNIGTISGIVGLAGGMGGFLLPIMFGALMDLTGIRSSAFMLMYGVVWVSLIWMYLTEIRRSEFLGKSVPAPVAQN, encoded by the coding sequence ATGACCAAGAAAGGGCAAGCCCTCTCGGTGCTGATGGTCAGCACATTCGCATTCACCGTGTGCTTCATGGTCTGGATGATGTTTGCCGTGATCGGCATCCCGATCAAGAAAACACTGGATCTCAATTCAACCCAATTTGGCATTCTGATGGCGATGCCCGTGTTGACCGGCTCGCTGATCCGGGTGCCACTGGGCATCTGGACGGATAAATTTGGCGGCCGCATTGTGATGACCGTCCTGATGGCGTCCACGGTGCCCGCCATCTGGCTCATGACCTACGCCACCGCCTATTGGCACTACCTGAGCATTGGCCTCTTTGTCGGTATGGCGGGCGGCGCGTTTTCAGTCGGTACGCCGTACGTGGCACGCTGGTTTCCGAGAAAACAGCAGGGCTTTGCAATGGGTATTTTTGGCATGGGCAACGCCGGAGCCGCCTTGAACAAGTTTGTGGCGCCGGCGCTGGTGGTGGGTTTTGGCTGGACCATGGTGCCCAAGGTTTACGCCGGCATCATGCTCGGCACCGTCATTCTGTTCTGGTTGTTCAGCCACAGCGATCCAACGCACCAGGTGCCCAGCCACGTCAAATTTATCGATCAACTCAAGTCACTGAAAGACCCCAAAGTTTTCAAGTACTGCCAGTACTACAGCATCGTGTTTGGCGGCTATGTGGCCATGTCGCTGTGGATGGTGCAGTACTACGTGGGGGAGTTCGGGCTGGATATTCGCACCGCCGCTCTGCTGGCCGCGTGCTTTTCGCTCCCAGGCGGCATCCTGCGTGCGGCGGGTGGCTGGCTGTCGGACAAATACGGTGCGCACTCCATGACCTGGTGGGTGCTGTGGGTCAGTTGGATCTGTCTCTTCTTGTTGAGCTATCCGCAGACCGATCTCACCATCGCCACCCTCAACGGCCCCATGACTTTCCACCTCGGCCTGAACGTTTATCTCTTCACCACTTTGATGTTCACCCTGGGCATTGCCTGGGGTTTTGGCAAGGCCAGCGTGTTCAAGTACATCAGCGATGACTACCCGCACAACATCGGCACCATCAGCGGCATTGTGGGTCTGGCCGGCGGCATGGGCGGCTTCTTGTTGCCCATCATGTTCGGTGCCCTGATGGACCTGACCGGCATCCGCTCCAGCGCCTTCATGCTGATGTACGGCGTGGTCTGGGTGTCGCTGATCTGGATGTACCTGACCGAGATACGCCGCAGCGAATTTCTGGGCAAGAGCGTCCCGGCGCCCGTGGCGCAGAACTGA
- a CDS encoding methyl-accepting chemotaxis protein: MKTHILRVAKYKIWVQLLATIGAALIVVWSGVIVWQGYVYREAALDQAREFSLSMHNATMAGLTGMMVTGTVAQRNVFLDQVKQLGSIRDVRVLRGESVSKLFGPGTAKDDSNPDALEKQVLQTGKEVIQVESDGKGEYLRAVRPTMAMKNSLGKDCTLCHLVPENTVLGAVSMKVSLDQVNAGLADQRLKSILAAFITCIPVLMLIYPFIRKVVTQPLEFGVKVARNIAAGDLTQKISVNSNNEMGELQQALQDMNESLVRVVGQVREGTDTIFGASSEIARGNLDLSRRTESQAGSLEKTASSMQDLTSTVNQNTDNARRANQLAISASEVAVKGGAVVAQVVHTMESINASSKKIGDIIGVIDGIAFQTNILALNAAVEAARAGEQGRGFAVVAAEVRGLAQRSAAAAHEIKTLIGDSVGKVDAGSTLVHQAGTTMTEIVDSIRHVTDIMGDIAAASVEQTAGIERVNDAIGEMNNVTHQNAALVQEAAAAAQSMQDQAGHLEQVVGVFKLAEGPLLSLGHSRSTS, from the coding sequence ATGAAGACTCATATTTTGCGCGTGGCTAAATATAAAATTTGGGTACAGCTCTTGGCCACCATCGGAGCCGCCCTGATTGTTGTGTGGTCTGGGGTGATCGTCTGGCAAGGCTATGTTTATCGCGAGGCGGCCCTGGATCAGGCGCGCGAATTTTCCCTCAGCATGCACAACGCCACCATGGCGGGACTCACGGGCATGATGGTGACCGGCACCGTGGCACAGCGCAATGTGTTTCTCGATCAGGTCAAACAGCTTGGCTCCATTCGTGACGTGCGCGTGCTGCGCGGCGAGAGCGTCAGCAAGCTCTTTGGGCCCGGCACCGCCAAGGATGACAGCAATCCGGATGCGCTTGAAAAACAGGTGCTGCAGACGGGCAAGGAAGTCATCCAGGTCGAATCCGACGGCAAGGGTGAATATCTGCGGGCGGTGCGTCCCACCATGGCGATGAAGAACTCCCTGGGCAAGGATTGCACGCTCTGTCACCTGGTGCCTGAGAACACCGTGCTGGGTGCGGTCAGCATGAAAGTCTCGCTCGATCAGGTCAACGCGGGCTTGGCTGATCAGCGTCTGAAGTCGATTCTTGCCGCCTTCATCACCTGCATTCCGGTGCTGATGCTGATCTACCCGTTCATTCGCAAAGTCGTCACCCAGCCGCTGGAGTTCGGGGTGAAGGTGGCACGCAACATTGCGGCTGGCGATCTGACGCAGAAAATCTCGGTTAACTCCAACAACGAAATGGGCGAGCTGCAGCAGGCCTTGCAAGACATGAATGAAAGCCTGGTGCGAGTCGTCGGCCAGGTGCGCGAGGGCACCGACACCATCTTCGGCGCCTCCAGTGAGATTGCCCGCGGCAATCTCGATCTGTCCAGACGGACCGAGTCGCAGGCCGGTTCGTTGGAGAAGACCGCGTCGTCCATGCAAGACCTCACGTCCACGGTCAACCAGAATACCGACAATGCGCGGCGTGCCAATCAGCTTGCCATTTCCGCATCCGAGGTCGCGGTCAAAGGCGGGGCCGTGGTGGCGCAAGTGGTCCATACCATGGAGTCCATCAATGCATCGTCGAAAAAAATTGGCGACATTATTGGCGTCATCGACGGCATCGCATTCCAGACCAACATCCTGGCCTTGAATGCGGCCGTGGAAGCGGCGCGCGCCGGTGAACAGGGGCGCGGTTTTGCGGTCGTCGCCGCAGAAGTACGCGGCCTGGCACAGCGCTCAGCTGCCGCGGCCCATGAGATCAAGACGCTGATCGGCGACTCGGTCGGCAAAGTCGATGCGGGCAGCACTCTGGTCCATCAGGCCGGCACCACCATGACTGAAATCGTCGACAGCATTCGCCACGTCACCGACATCATGGGTGACATTGCCGCCGCCAGCGTTGAACAGACCGCGGGCATCGAGCGGGTCAACGATGCGATTGGCGAAATGAACAATGTCACCCATCAAAATGCGGCACTGGTACAAGAGGCTGCCGCCGCCGCGCAATCCATGCAGGATCAGGCGGGCCATCTGGAGCAAGTCGTCGGTGTCTTCAAGCTGGCCGAGGGACCCCTGCTGAGCCTTGGCCATAGCCGGTCCACCAGTTGA
- a CDS encoding MFS transporter, which translates to MTKQARTGVDIADWRPEDEQFWESTGKRIAYRNLWISIPCLLCGFAVWGMWGIITVQMLNLGFPFTQDELFTLTAISGLAGATMRIPSSFYIRLAGGRNTIFLTTAMLLAPALGTGIALQHKDWPLWVFQMLALWSGVGGGNFASSMSNITTFFPKRLQGTALGLNAGLGNFGVTSMQIIIPLVMTVGMFGAMGGDPMPLIKDSGWIFGKIAAGTPTWIQNAGFAWILSLVPLSALCWFGMNNLLPISPDIGGTLMAFIKVTWIYTLTFIPAGLGLYLYMPAPTGLGLLNMWLAMPLIIVGTLFLMKLAAFGTMKDNIAKQFAIFRNKHTWSLTVLYIVTFGSFIGFSMALPLSMKVIFGVSHVPDAAGVMQHTLNNPNAPAVLAYAWIGPFVGALVRPIGGWVSDKVGGSIITQVISAVMVLASGAVGYVMMQAYASATPEQYFSTFMWLFVVLFTASGIGNGSTFRTIGVIFDRQQAGPVLGWTSAVAAYGAFIAPVVIGAQIKAGTPQMAMYGFAVFYALCLVLNWWFYLRAGSEIKNP; encoded by the coding sequence ATGACCAAGCAAGCAAGAACCGGTGTTGACATTGCCGACTGGCGCCCCGAAGACGAGCAGTTCTGGGAAAGCACCGGCAAAAGAATCGCCTACCGCAACCTGTGGATATCCATCCCCTGCCTGCTGTGCGGCTTTGCCGTCTGGGGCATGTGGGGCATCATCACGGTGCAGATGCTCAACCTGGGCTTCCCGTTCACCCAGGACGAGCTGTTCACGCTGACCGCGATCTCCGGGCTCGCCGGGGCGACTATGCGCATCCCCTCGTCTTTCTACATCCGCCTGGCCGGCGGGCGCAACACCATTTTCCTGACCACTGCCATGCTGCTGGCACCGGCCCTGGGCACTGGCATCGCCTTGCAGCACAAGGATTGGCCACTCTGGGTATTCCAGATGTTGGCGCTGTGGTCGGGCGTGGGCGGCGGCAACTTCGCCAGCTCGATGTCGAACATCACGACCTTCTTTCCCAAGCGCTTGCAGGGCACCGCGCTCGGGCTCAATGCCGGCTTGGGCAATTTCGGCGTCACCAGCATGCAGATCATCATCCCGCTGGTGATGACAGTCGGCATGTTTGGAGCCATGGGTGGAGACCCGATGCCGCTGATCAAGGACAGTGGCTGGATCTTCGGGAAGATTGCCGCCGGAACCCCGACCTGGATTCAAAACGCGGGGTTTGCCTGGATCTTGTCGCTCGTCCCCTTGTCCGCCCTGTGCTGGTTCGGCATGAACAACCTGCTTCCCATTTCACCGGACATCGGCGGTACCTTGATGGCGTTCATCAAGGTCACCTGGATCTACACCTTGACTTTCATCCCGGCCGGGCTCGGTTTGTACCTCTACATGCCCGCACCCACCGGCCTGGGGCTGCTGAATATGTGGCTTGCCATGCCCTTGATCATCGTCGGCACCCTGTTTCTGATGAAGCTGGCGGCGTTCGGAACGATGAAAGACAACATTGCCAAGCAGTTCGCCATCTTCAGGAACAAGCACACCTGGTCCCTGACGGTGCTTTACATCGTGACCTTCGGCTCGTTCATCGGCTTCTCGATGGCGCTGCCGCTGTCGATGAAGGTGATTTTTGGCGTCAGCCATGTGCCGGACGCTGCCGGCGTCATGCAGCACACGCTGAACAACCCGAACGCGCCGGCGGTGCTGGCCTATGCGTGGATCGGTCCCTTCGTCGGCGCGCTGGTGCGCCCGATCGGCGGCTGGGTATCCGACAAGGTCGGCGGCTCGATCATTACCCAGGTGATCTCGGCGGTAATGGTGCTGGCCTCGGGCGCCGTTGGCTACGTCATGATGCAGGCCTATGCATCGGCCACGCCCGAGCAGTACTTTTCCACCTTCATGTGGCTGTTCGTGGTGCTGTTCACGGCCAGCGGGATCGGCAACGGCTCCACCTTCCGCACCATTGGCGTGATCTTTGATCGCCAACAGGCCGGCCCGGTGCTGGGCTGGACTTCCGCCGTGGCCGCTTACGGCGCGTTCATCGCCCCGGTGGTTATTGGTGCCCAGATCAAGGCTGGTACGCCCCAGATGGCGATGTACGGGTTTGCGGTGTTCTACGCCCTGTGCCTGGTGCTGAATTGGTGGTTCTACCTGCGTGCCGGCTCGGAAATCAAGAACCCATAA
- a CDS encoding sigma 54-interacting transcriptional regulator, with protein MSDLPDDPVTPPAAALRAPGPHLLVVDDDADMLRLLTIRLTAAGYRVTAVTSAEAAMTQLHIERPQLVLSDVRLPGRDGLALFDDIRAQHPSLPVILLTAHGTIPDAVQATERGVFSYLTKPFDGKSLLDKIAQALSLSAPAHSVKPGSPQAWQNQIVSRSSRMAEVLAEAHMVAQSDASVLLRGESGTGKELLARAIHQAGSRAGKPFIAVNCGAIPEPLLESELFGHVKGAFTGAVANHIGLFQAADGGTLLLDEIGDMPPALQVKLLRVLQERMVRPLGSSQSIPVDVRIISATHRDLDLAMAEGQFRADLYYRLNVVTLSLPPLSERREDIALLANYFLVKLADKYKKRLSGFAPEALIALTTAAWPGNVRQLYNVVEQVCALSTSPLVPLALVQRALRSPSVEVLTLAEARQRFERDYLVGLLKLTDGNVADAARLADRNRTEFYRLMQKHGLTPGLFKADSNGPASPPAAS; from the coding sequence ATGAGCGATTTGCCTGACGACCCCGTCACGCCGCCCGCAGCGGCGCTTCGTGCACCCGGGCCCCATTTGCTGGTGGTTGACGATGACGCCGACATGCTGCGCCTGCTGACCATCCGGCTCACGGCGGCGGGCTACCGCGTGACGGCGGTCACCTCGGCCGAGGCCGCCATGACCCAGCTGCATATCGAGCGGCCGCAACTGGTGCTCAGTGACGTGCGCCTGCCGGGCCGCGACGGCCTGGCGCTGTTTGACGACATTCGCGCGCAGCATCCCTCGTTGCCGGTTATTTTGCTGACCGCCCATGGCACGATTCCCGATGCGGTCCAGGCCACCGAGCGCGGCGTCTTCTCCTACCTGACCAAGCCCTTTGATGGCAAGAGCCTGCTCGACAAGATTGCGCAGGCGCTGTCGCTGAGCGCCCCGGCCCATTCAGTCAAGCCCGGCAGCCCGCAGGCGTGGCAAAACCAGATCGTCAGCCGCTCCAGCCGCATGGCCGAGGTGCTCGCGGAAGCGCACATGGTGGCGCAATCGGACGCCAGTGTGCTGCTGCGCGGCGAAAGCGGCACCGGCAAGGAACTGCTGGCCCGGGCGATTCACCAGGCCGGCTCGCGCGCCGGTAAACCGTTCATCGCGGTGAACTGCGGCGCCATTCCGGAGCCCTTGCTGGAGTCGGAACTGTTTGGCCATGTCAAGGGAGCCTTCACCGGCGCCGTGGCGAATCACATCGGGCTGTTTCAGGCGGCCGACGGCGGCACCCTGCTGCTCGACGAGATCGGCGACATGCCGCCCGCGCTGCAGGTCAAGCTGCTGCGGGTGCTGCAGGAGCGCATGGTGCGGCCCTTGGGCTCAAGCCAGTCCATTCCCGTGGATGTGCGCATCATCTCAGCCACGCACCGCGACCTCGACCTGGCGATGGCCGAGGGCCAATTCCGTGCCGACCTGTACTACCGGCTCAATGTTGTCACCTTGAGCTTGCCGCCGCTGTCCGAGCGGCGCGAGGACATCGCGCTGCTGGCCAACTATTTTTTGGTCAAATTGGCCGACAAATACAAAAAACGCCTGAGCGGATTTGCGCCCGAGGCCCTGATTGCCTTGACCACGGCCGCCTGGCCGGGCAATGTGCGCCAGCTCTACAACGTCGTGGAGCAGGTCTGCGCCCTGTCGACCTCGCCGCTGGTGCCGCTGGCCCTGGTTCAGCGCGCCCTGCGCTCGCCCAGCGTGGAGGTGCTGACCCTGGCCGAGGCCCGGCAACGCTTTGAGCGCGACTACCTGGTGGGACTGCTCAAGCTCACTGACGGCAATGTGGCCGACGCCGCCCGTCTGGCCGACCGCAACCGGACCGAGTTTTACCGCCTGATGCAAAAGCACGGCCTGACGCCCGGGCTGTTCAAGGCCGACAGCAACGGGCCGGCCTCGCCCCCTGCTGCGAGCTGA
- a CDS encoding sensor histidine kinase, translating into MLQKFSFRQLLVIAFLLIAALLGAASLRALFTLEELTLQSRDGASQSLELSRLAQSLSELSVSMERTSRQSVVLDDRVLRVRFSDQAREAATLLASLTAQGLPSGLKQQWQAHLQAAGDLLTGAPDTALERERQIAQEFRSLDHVNSAIAVQVQKTIQQRNQALEAKLEDSRSHLAQQVTWAIVLAVAMALAFGIWFTVPLKRLEHAIVGLGENRLDQVIAIRGPADLAMVGQRLNWLRLRLVELDADKSRFLRHISHELKTPLASLREGVSLLEDGVAGELSPEQREIAQILRHNAGVLQGQIEDLLRFNTAAFEARQLHRRTTNLLELVEAQVDAQRLQWRARELSVIVVGKPILVELDPEKIGTVLANLLSNAIRYSPLKGDIRLELSKLPGLVRIDIHDQGVGVALADRERIFEPFYRGERQPSDVVRGSGIGLSIVHEYIAAHGGRIELLPDQGGAHFRIEFPHVFKS; encoded by the coding sequence ATGCTGCAGAAATTTTCGTTCCGGCAACTGCTGGTGATCGCTTTTTTGCTGATTGCCGCTTTGCTGGGTGCGGCCTCGTTGCGCGCCTTGTTCACGCTGGAAGAACTCACGCTGCAAAGCCGCGACGGCGCGTCCCAATCGCTTGAACTCAGCCGGCTCGCCCAGTCACTGAGCGAGCTCAGCGTTTCCATGGAGCGCACATCGCGCCAGTCGGTGGTGCTGGACGACCGCGTCTTGCGCGTGCGCTTTTCCGACCAGGCGCGCGAGGCCGCCACCCTCCTGGCCAGCCTGACAGCACAAGGCCTGCCCAGCGGGCTCAAGCAGCAGTGGCAAGCGCACCTGCAAGCTGCTGGCGACCTGTTGACCGGCGCACCCGATACCGCGCTGGAGCGGGAACGCCAGATAGCGCAGGAGTTTCGCTCACTCGATCATGTCAATTCGGCCATCGCGGTGCAGGTGCAAAAGACCATCCAGCAGCGCAACCAGGCGCTGGAAGCCAAGCTCGAAGACAGCCGAAGTCACCTGGCGCAGCAAGTCACCTGGGCCATCGTGCTGGCGGTCGCCATGGCGCTGGCTTTCGGCATCTGGTTCACGGTGCCCCTGAAGCGCCTGGAACATGCCATCGTCGGTCTGGGCGAAAACCGGCTCGATCAGGTGATTGCCATTCGGGGTCCGGCCGACCTGGCCATGGTGGGGCAGCGGCTGAACTGGCTGCGCCTTCGGCTGGTCGAGCTCGACGCCGACAAATCACGTTTTTTGCGCCATATTTCCCATGAACTCAAGACCCCGCTGGCATCGCTGCGTGAAGGCGTCTCCCTGCTGGAGGACGGCGTGGCCGGCGAACTGAGCCCAGAGCAGCGAGAAATCGCGCAAATCCTGCGCCACAACGCCGGTGTCTTGCAGGGCCAGATTGAAGACCTGCTGCGCTTCAATACCGCGGCGTTTGAGGCCCGCCAGTTGCACCGCCGGACGACCAACCTGCTGGAGCTGGTTGAAGCCCAGGTTGACGCGCAGCGTCTGCAATGGCGTGCCCGTGAGCTGTCGGTCATCGTCGTCGGCAAGCCGATCCTGGTGGAGCTGGACCCCGAAAAAATCGGCACGGTGCTGGCCAACCTCTTGTCCAATGCCATCCGCTACTCACCGCTGAAAGGCGACATCCGCCTGGAGCTGAGTAAACTGCCGGGCCTGGTCCGCATCGACATTCACGACCAGGGTGTGGGCGTCGCCCTGGCTGATCGCGAGCGGATTTTCGAGCCGTTTTACCGTGGCGAGCGCCAACCCAGCGACGTGGTGCGGGGCAGCGGCATTGGCCTGTCCATCGTGCACGAATATATTGCAGCACACGGCGGCCGCATCGAGCTGCTGCCGGACCAAGGCGGCGCCCATTTCAGAATCGAGTTTCCCCATGTTTTCAAATCCTGA